GTCAGCAGAAAAATTATCTTCCCGTTTCTCTCCTTAACCTTCTTTATTGCTTCTGCAACGAGTTTTTTCCCCGCTTGTCTGTTCTGTTTTTTTTCTGTGACAGCAAGTTTTGAAAGCTCGTATTCATCTTTTGAAATTTCTGAAACAGCGCATGTCCCTACTATTTCTCCATTGATAAGCGCGAAAAGAATGAATCCGTTTTTTGACAAAATATACTTTTCTGGATTGTTTAGTATTTCCTCGTCGTATTTTTCAATTTCGAAAAATTTGGCGAGCCATTCATAGTTGAAATCCCTGAAATACTTTTTTAACTCAGATGTGTATTCTATTATCGCCACTGCATCGTATTGAATTTTCTTTATATTTGATATGACTCTTTCCGCCATTCCTTTCTTTTGGAGTGATTTTTCCATTTTCAGAAGAGCTTCTATAAAATCACAGTCGACCTCATCGAAAAGTTCGAGAACGGCGTTTTCAAAAGCTTTCCATAATGGTTCGAGAACTGGTATAAGAGTTCTGCCTTTATCGGATAGCTTTATTAAATGTTTTCTGGCGTCGTATTCATCTTTCAAGGAAATC
This window of the candidate division WOR-3 bacterium genome carries:
- a CDS encoding MarR family transcriptional regulator, yielding GPSAIASRTKRFLDILVKDGEMVYRNQGIQFKTKWFPVFYALYKSDGPLSITDISNSLHFTHPNVIKIVRSMAKKGMVISLKDEYDARKHLIKLSDKGRTLIPVLEPLWKAFENAVLELFDEVDCDFIEALLKMEKSLQKKGMAERVISNIKKIQYDAVAIIEYTSELKKYFRDFNYEWLAKFFEIEKYDEEILNNPEKYILSKNGFILFALINGEIVGTCAVSEISKDEYELSKLAVTEKKQNRQAGKKLVAEAIKKVKERNGKIIFLLTDEKLTRAIKLYKSLGFSVEKKRKFHGEELSRSKTSTTMSLTLN